The Pseudomonas sp. FP2309 genomic sequence GCCCCGACAATCAGCACATCTGCGCGCATGTCCATGCTTTAAGCCTGTCTCGCTGACGGCTTGCGCCGCACGTAAAGGGTTTTGTCGACCCGCGCCACCAGGGTGCCGGAGCCGTCATGAATCTGGACCTTGAGGTGGGGCAGGTACTTCTCGCCACCTTCGGTCTGTCGACGCACTTCATCCAGCAAAGCGTCATCGATGAAAAATTCCGCATATACCGGGCCTTTGCCCGGCGAGATAAAGTCGATGCTCGCGGCCTTGTCCCACACGATGTAATCGCGGCCCAGGTTCTCCATCAGCATCAGCATGTAGAACGGGTCGACCATCGAATACAGGCTGCCGCCGAACTGGGTGCCGACATAGTTACGGTTGTACCAGCCCAGGCCCATGCGCACTTTGACATGACGAAAATCCGCACTCATGTGCCGCACTCTGACCCCGGCCCCCAGGTACGGCGGGTACAGGGTCATGACCCAGCGCAAC encodes the following:
- a CDS encoding DUF4442 domain-containing protein, giving the protein MRKWLGERLGKARLLRWVMTLYPPYLGAGVRVRHMSADFRHVKVRMGLGWYNRNYVGTQFGGSLYSMVDPFYMLMLMENLGRDYIVWDKAASIDFISPGKGPVYAEFFIDDALLDEVRRQTEGGEKYLPHLKVQIHDGSGTLVARVDKTLYVRRKPSARQA